The following proteins come from a genomic window of Panicum hallii strain FIL2 chromosome 8, PHallii_v3.1, whole genome shotgun sequence:
- the LOC112903614 gene encoding protein NRT1/ PTR FAMILY 1.2-like, with product MDEGAHEKQQQAHVLGKKGLRLIPVIIANEVSERIVSASVGANLIIYLTTKYHLGAASSAIIIFVYIAAANFLPVCGAIVSDALLGRFLTVTLTLFSCTIGTTLLCLTSVIPRLTPPDCTPPNQGCTSSTPVQLFVLYASLGFMALGASGVRPCCLAFAEDQIAHWDNARKDRALRGLFSWYYVSVGFSQIVAVTVLVYFQDKLGWKVGFMVSAAIIASVTLLNLAVAPFYVKAKPQTGVWAGLLEVAVAAVKNRDLELPEANHGVQFHSLPGSTQLVPSEKMRFLNKACMVRTRVCSSTNNEESDNTSSRCTCTVEQVENLKAALSVMPMWSAMVMTFLLQSSSFGVLQAATMDRHIGTTRFQIPAGSISIFEIMTFTVWSGCYDSYILPLLRRVTGRQRVLTLKQRMGIGLFLTVVSMAVASAVEARRREATVRQGALRMSSMWLAPQYVLMGLAGAFGNIAQIEFYYAVLPKSMGSFVLALLFFGGGVASIMGTVILKFVNVVTGGGGVAPWISDDLNLGRYDCYYRLLAVLGAVDLVYFVVCAYVFNETMQNMTLEAGADGEAEEILSFEASSASACPN from the exons ATGGACGAAGGCGCTCATGAGAAACAACAGCAAGCACATGTCCTGGGGAAGAAAGGCCTGCGACTGATTCCAGTCATCATTG CCAATGAAGTATCTGAACGGATTGTCAGCGCATCTGTTGGCGCAAATCTTATCATCTACCTAACAACAAAGTATCACCTCGGCGCTGCAAGCAGTGCCATCATCATCTTCGTGTACATAGCGGCCGCAAATTTCTTGCCAGTCTGCGGAGCCATTGTGTCCGACGCACTGTTGGGTCGCTTCCTCACGGTTACACTCACACTTTTCTCCTGCACAATC GGGACTACCCTTTTGTGCTTGACATCAGTGATTCCACGCTTGACACCGCCGGATTGCACCCCTCCAAACCAAGGCTGCACTTCATCTACTCCGGTTCAGCTATTCGTGCTGTATGCCTCCCTTGGTTTCATGGCACTTGGAGCAAGCGGCGTCCGCCCGTGTTGCCTGGCCTTTGCTGAGGATCAGATTGCACACTGGGACAACGCAAGGAAGGACCGTGCTCTCCGGGGCTTGTTCAGCTGGTACTAcgtatccgtggggttctcgcaGATCGTGGCCGTGACTGTGCTTGTGTACTTCCAAGATAAGTTGGGCTGGAAGGTTGGGTTCATGGTCTCGGCTGCCATCATTGCGTCTGTCACACTCCTTAACCTGGCGGTGGCACCATTCTACGTGAAGGCGAAGCCCCAGACGGGAGTGTGGGCTGGCTTACTGGAGGTAGCTGTCGCGGCTGTCAAGAACCGTGACCTTGAGCTGCCAGAGGCAAATCATGGTGTCCAGTTCCACAGCTTACCAGGTTCAACACAGTTGGTCCCATCAGAAAAAATGAG GTTTCTGAACAAAGCTTGCATGGTGAGGACCCGAGTATGCAGCAGCACAAACAACGAAGAATCTGACAACACGAGCTCACGGTGCACCTGCACAGTGGAGCAAGTAGAGAACCTCAAGGCTGCTCTGAGCGTCATGCCCATGTGGTCAGCCATGGTGATGACGTTCCTGCTGCAGAGCTCCTCATTCGGGGTTCTGCAAGCAGCCACCATGGACCGTCATATCGGCACTACGAGATTCCAGATACCAGCAGGCTCCATCTCAATCTTTGAGATCATGACCTTCACGGTGTGGTCAGGCTGCTATGACTCCTACATACTCCCTCTGCTCAGGAGGGTCACGGGGCGTCAACGCGTGCTCACGCTGAAACAGCGCATGGGCATCGGCTTGTTCCTGACCGTCGTGTCCATGGCAGTGGCATCGGCGGTGGAGGCTCGCAGGAGGGAGGCGACGGTGAGGCAAGGAGCACTGCGGATGTCATCCATGTGGCTGGCGCCCCAGTACGTGCTCATGGGGCTCGCGGGTGCGTTCGGCAACATCGCGCAGATCGAGTTCTACTACGCGGTGCTCCCCAAGTCTATGGGCAGCTTCGTGCTGGCGCTGCTCTTCTTCGGCGGTGGGGTCGCGAGCATCATGGGGACCGTGATCCTCAAGTTCGTGAACGTGGTCACCGGCGGGGGTGGGGTGGCCCCGTGGATCTCTGACGACCTGAACCTCGGTCGCTACGACTGCTACTACCGATTGCTCGCAGTTCTTGGCGCCGTGGACCTGGTCTACTTCGTCGTTTGCGCTTACGTTTTCAATGAGACAATGCAGAACATGACACTGGAAGCGGGTGCTGATGGCGAAGCGGAAGAAATCTTGAGTTTCGAGGCTAGCTCGGCAAGTGCTTGTCCCAACTAG
- the LOC112902823 gene encoding uncharacterized protein LOC112902823, translating into MQCSRNGKAREDQGRRKKMTSKIVAGRTSVLVLLLIVVSALLVCTEGGRELANEKAHKVHPGAASEKGAIGSRDMVKTNDYGRYDPTPAFSKPRFKLIPN; encoded by the exons ATGCAGTGTTCAAGGAATGGAAAGGCTAGAGAGGATcagggaagaaggaagaagatgacTTCCAAGATAGTAGCAGGCAGGACttcggtgcttgttcttctgctCATTGTTGTGTCAGCGCTTTTGGTATGCACAGAAG GAGGAAGGGAGCTAGCGAATGAAAAGGCTCACAAG GTGCATCCCGGTGCTGCATCTGAAAAGGGAGCAATTGGTTCTAGAGACATGGTTAAGACAAACGATTACGGACGCTACGACCCGACTCCGGCATTTTCCAAGCCTCGCTTTAAGCTTATACCCAACTGA
- the LOC112903246 gene encoding uncharacterized protein LOC112903246 → MRFLSTRLGPARGAPTEPTMAGGPHAPGQAGAPPNHRKRKAPVPAAAAGDEAETEVHTLGREVEELEESLAELDRRVLEHLRGTATRLADAAVDRLAALRPPGYATPSSFSETPSSEEDQEQLQKLNILKSKIEANIANLPKVLEKMHESVAHCEKLENLHVNIDPIFRTRRLYHG, encoded by the exons ATGCGATTCCTCTCCACTCGCCTCGGCCCCGCGCGCGGCGCTCCCACCGAACCCACCATGGCTGGCGGTCCGCACGCGCCAGGCCAAGCTGGAGCCCCGCCAAACCACCGCAAGCGCAAGGCACCGGTCCCCGCCGCAGCCGCGGGGGACGAGGCGGAGACTGAGGTGCACACGTTGGGGAGGGAGGTCGAGGAGCTTGAGGAGTCGCTGGCCGAACTGGACCGCCGCGTCCTCGAGCACCTCCGCGGCACCGCCACTCGCCTCGCcgacgccgccgtcgaccgccTCGCCGCGCTCCGCCCGCCAGGGTACGCCACCCCCTCTTCCT TCTCAGAAACACCAAGTTCGGAAGAAGATCAAGAGCAACTTCAAAAATTAAACATCCTCAAATCCAAGATAGAGGCTAATATTGCAAATTTGCCTAAGGTACTTGAGAAAATGCACGAATCTGTCGCTCACTGCGAGAAGTTGGAGAATTTGCATGTGAATATCGATCCTATTTTTCGAACAAGACGCTTGTATCATGGTTGA